The following coding sequences are from one Neurospora crassa OR74A linkage group I, whole genome shotgun sequence window:
- a CDS encoding NUDIX family hydrolase encodes MSSARFRFTTRSGISTNIFNFKLSTSTLRSQTHKLSSLSRIPQHPPRKTLSAFRYNPPTPTSTSTRPFTTTMPPTSKPEIPPLSKPSSSSGADKGPLPIRPSSSVILLSPINQVLLLHRVAKSTSFASAHVFPGGNLSEFHEGEYYPLPTKDGELHRDSKAYRLAAVRETFEESGILLARRKDDGGGAGKEMLELSEEELEEGRREVFGDRVKFTAWLEGKGGVADVENLVPFTRWITPQNQRKRFTTQMYLYMLPLNTTTAESQTTTIVQTPTHDGGVEHTAALFDSPSTWLAKASAGEIILYPPQFYLLTLISRFLPIQSSDYDEQRKRLVSFLRRVPTSSVKHPTSDIPWAEKVMSPEVVSFAKQGSYGNGRVILGLAKPGRELVDSGRGGDVERVILVDFRKEEVEEVKEEQTEGGEVVKKVIKTAVRVPRDLEVMERAEAMAMAAAPEKKEKGSKL; translated from the exons ATGAGTTCAGCTCGTTTCCGCTTCACAACTCGAAGTGGCATCAGCACCAACATCTTCAACTTCAAGTTGTCAACATCCACTCTCCGATCCCAGACACACAAGCTGAGCAGTCTTTCCCGAATCCCACAACACCCACCCCGCAAGACCCTGTCTGCATTCCGATACAaccctccaacaccaacatcaacatcaactagacccttcaccaccaccatgcccCCGACATCAAAACCCGAAATCCCACCCCTATCTaaaccctcttcttcctcaggGGCAGACAAAGGCCCCCTCCCCATCcgcccttcctcctctgttATCCTCCTTTCCCCCATCAACCAAGTCCTATTACTCCACCGCGTCGCCAAATCCACCTCTTTTGCTTCCGCTCACGTCTTTCCTGGCGGAAATCTATCCGAGTTTCACGAGGGTGAATATTACCCGTTGCCAACGAAGGATGGGGAGTTGCACAGGGACAGTAAGGCGTACAGGTTAGCGGCGGTGAGGGAGACATTTGAGGAGAGTGGGATTTTGTTGGCTAGACGGaaagatgatggtggtggtgcgggtAAAGAAATGTTGGAgttgagcgaggaggagctggaagaGGGTCGGAGGGAGGTATTTGGGGATCGGGTCAAGTTTACAGCTTGGTTAGAGGGGAAAGGTGGGGTGGCTGATGTTG AAAACCTCGTCCCCTTCACGCGCTGGATCACGCCCCAAAACCAGCGCAAACGGTTCACCACGCAAATGTACCTGTACATGCTTCCCCtgaacaccaccaccgccgaatCGCAGACTACAACGATAGTCCAAACCCCTACCCACGATGGCGGCGTAGAACACACCGCCGCACTGTTTGATTCTCCTTCAACCTGGCTGGCCAAGGCCTCAGCAGGCGAAATTATCCTTTACCCACCGCAGTTCTACCTCTTGACCCTTATCAGCCGGTTCCTGCCCATACAATCTTCCGACTATGACGAGCAGCGCAAAAGGCTTGTTTCCTTCCTGCGCCGGGTACCGACGAGTTCAGTGAAGCATCCGACCTCTGACATCCCGTGGGCGGAGAAGGTTATGAGTCCCGAGGTGGTGAGCTTTGCTAAACAGGGGAGCTATGGCAACGGACGGGTGATTCTGGGACTGGCAAAACCGGGACGGGAGTTGGTGGACagtgggcgaggaggagacgtGGAGAGGGTGATATTAGTCGATTTcaggaaggaagaggtggaagaggtgaAGGAAGAACAGacagagggaggggaggtggTAAAGAAGGTGATTAAGACGGCCGTGAGGGTACCGAGGGATTTGGAGGTGATGGAGAGGGCGGAGGCTATGGCTatggctgctgctcctgagaaaaaggagaagggaagcAAGCTATAG
- the crp-7 gene encoding ribosomal protein CRP7, variant: MENDRGEIVDLYVPRKCSATGRIIKSKDHGSCQITIAKVDENGRAIQGENIIYALSGFVRAMGESDDSLNRLAQRDGLLKAVWNPQR; this comes from the exons ATGGAGAACGATCGCGGCGAAATTGTCGACCT TTACGTCCCCCGCAAGTGCTCTGCGACGGGCCGCATCATCAAGTCCAAGGACCACGGTTCTTGCCAGATCACCATCGCCAAGGTCGACGAGAACGGCCGTGCCATCCAGGGCGAGAACATCATCTACGCTCTCTCCGGCTTCGTTCGCGCCATGGGCGAGTCTGACGACTCCCTCAACCGCCTTGCCCAGCGCGATGGTCTCCTCAAGGCCGTCTGGAACCCCCAGCGCTAA
- a CDS encoding ADP-ribosylation factor family protein yields the protein MAGLFKKVYDWLLRTFWATEMDVTMIGLQNAGKTSLLRVISGGEFTLDSIPTVGFNLKRVQRGHVTLKCWDLGGQPRFRQMWERYCRGVNAIVFIVDIADPRLLPQAKDELHSLMRNETLQGIPLLVLGNKSDLPERLSVDELIDAMDLKSIAGREVSCYGISAKEEMNLDAVLQWLMRFAGK from the exons ATGGCCGGGCTCTTCAAAAAAGTCTATGACTGGTTGCTCAGAACTTTCTG GGCAACGGAGATGGATGTGACCATGATCGGCTTGCAGAACGCAGGAAAGACGTCACTGCTGAGAGTTATTTCG GGCGGAGAATTCACCCTTGA CTCTATCCCAACAGTAGGCTTCAACCTCAAGCGTGTCCAACGCGGGCATGTCACGCTCAAATGCTGGGATCTCGGTGGCCAGCCGCGCTTTCGGCAGATGTGGGAGCGCTACTGCCGAGGCGTCAACGCGATAGTCTTTATCGTCGACATCGCCGATCCTCGTCTGCTCCCGCAAGCCAAGGACGAATTGCACTCCCTTATGCGAAACGAAACCCTCCAGGGTATCCccttgttggtgttgggcaATAAATCCGATTTGCCGGAACGGTTGAGTGTCGACGAGCTGATTGATGCGATGGATTTGAAGAGCATCGCCGGACGGGAGGTCAGCTGTTATGGGATCtcggccaaggaggagatgAATCTCGATGCGGTGCTGCAGTGGTTGATGAGGTTTGCTGGGAAATGA
- the un-18 gene encoding DNA-directed RNA polymerase I subunit RPA2, which produces MAPQQPQPTSQDWDVEFNQVRREKLFRDPPTDRTAYPALQAAVDPHIESFNALFRDDGKPSLLDHALAEIGTKTFLDGDERADPQGKNKLTIRYKSIELQKSQVPPTNRWAKNREIFPAECRERHVSYRGKLSATFEYRINDGEPHEFVRELGQMPIMVKSNKCHLQNNSPAQLVARKEESEELGGYFIVNGIEKLIRMLLVNRRNFPLAIVRPSFQNRGASYTPYGIIMRSVRPDETSQTNVLHYLSDGNVTFRFSWRKNEYLIPVMMIMKALVETNDREIFEGLVGPPQSKGVANTFLTDRVELLLRTYKKYGLYSKTQTRAYLGQKFRVVLGVPDTMSDYEVGTEFLRKIVLVHLGSQDVTEQQDADKFNMLLFMCRKLYALVAGDCAVDNPDAVQNQEILLGGFLYGQIIKERLEELLTVSFRASLRDYLRRNPTVSFQSDTFLKDFPIAIFRRANENIGQSLEYFLSTGNLVSPSGLDLQQVSGFTVVAEKLNFLRFISHFRMVHRGSFFAQLKTTTVRKLLPESWGFLCPVHTPDGSPCGLLNHLAHKCKIMTESVDASTISRLAFELGVVNISSAATSESVVVMLDGRIVGWCTPEECKSIAETLRYWKVNGENGVPLQLEIGYVPPSNGGSYPGLYMSSQPARMVRPVKYLPLQKEDFVGPQEQPYMSIACTEQEVIPGDSTHVEFDPTNILSILANMTPFSDFNQSPRNMYQCQMGKQTMGTPATALAHRTDNKMYRLQTGQTPVVRAPLHNTYGFDNFPNGMNAVVAVISYTGYDMDDAMILNKSAHERGFGHGSIYKTKKVSLKDDSRTRSAKSIVKMFGFAPNSTIRESTRDMLDNDGLPRVGRLLREGDVICAWHTVSADYNGQLVNRDGVTHYERYKDSEDAFVEEVRVIGADNGTEPLQTVSIKLRIPRSPVIGDKFSSRHGQKGVLSQKWPATDMPFSETGIQPDVIINPHAFPSRMTIGMFVESLAGKAGALHGLAQDSTPFKFDEQNTAGDYFGHQLMKAGYNYHGNEPLYSGITGEEFQADIYIGVVYYQRLRHMVNDKYQVRTTGPVVPTTGQPIKGRKKGGGIRVGEMERDALLAHGTSFLLQDRLLNCSDYSKSWMCRQCGSFLSTQPTVSPFIGKRKAVSTVRCRNCAVRLDDMEDVDLMQIDGEIWEDGSGTQWIGGENTTIVAVPGALKYLDVELAAMGIKLKYKVDKKDEIRRGQLVGKKAGDLMLTA; this is translated from the exons ATGGCTCCCCAACAACCGCAGCCGACCAGCCAGGACTGGGACGTCGAGTTCAACCAGGTCCGCCGCGAGAAGCTCTTCCGAGACCCCCCGACCGACCGCACCGCCTATCCCGCCCTCCAGGCCGCCGTCGACCCCCACATCGAGTCCTTCAACGCCCTCTTCCGCGACGATGGCAAGCCTTCCCTTCTCGACCACGCTCTGGCCGAGATTGGCACCAAGACATTCCTAGACGGCGATGAGCGCGCTGATCCCCAGGGCAAGAACAAGCTCACCATCCGCTACAAGAGCATCGAGTTGCAAAAGTCTCAGGTCCCGCCCACCAACCGCTGGGCCAAGAACCGTGAAATCTTCCCGGCCGAGTGCAGAGAACGACATGTCTCATACAGGGGCAAGCTGTCGGCCACCTTTGAGTATCGCATCAACGATGGCGAGCCTCACGAGTTTGTGCGCGAGCTCGGCCAGATGCCCATCATGGTCAAG TCCAACAAGTGCCACCTCCAAAACAACTCCCCTGCCCAGCTGGTagcaagaaaggaagagtCCGAAGAATTGGGCGGTTACTTCATCGTCAATGGTATCGAAAAGCTCATCCGCATGCTCCTCGTCAACCGGAGAAACTTCCCGCTCGCCATCGTCCGTCCCAGTTTCCAGAACAGAGGCGCCTCCTACACCCCGTACGGTATCATAATGCGATCCGTCCGCCCTGACGAGACCTCCCAGACCAACGTCCTCCACTACCTCAGCGACGGCAATGTCACCTTCCGCTTCTCGTGGAGAAAGAACGAGTACCTCATCCCCGTCATGATGATCATGAAGGCCCTCGTTGAGACAAACGATCGAGAAATCTTCGAGGGTCTTGTCGGCCCACCCCAGTCCAAGGGCGTCGCCAACACCTTCTTGACCGACCGCGTcgaactcctcctccgcacTTACAAGAAATACGGCCTTTACAGCAAGACCCAGACTCGCGCGTACCTCGGCCAAAAGTTCCGCGTCGTTCTCGGCGTCCCCGACACCATGTCCGACTACGAGGTTGGCACAGAGTTCCTCCGCAAGATTGTTCTTGTCCATCTCGGCTCCCAGGACGTCACCGAGCAGCAGGATGCCGACAAGTTCAACATGCTGCTCTTCATGTGCCGCAAGCTGTACGCCCTCGTTGCCGGTGACTGCGCTGTCGACAACCCCGATGCCGTCCAGAACCAGGAGATTCTCCTGGGTGGTTTCCTCTACGGCCAGATCATCAAGGAGAGGCTCGAGGAGCTGTTGACCGTTTCCTTCCGGGCCTCCCTTCGCGACTACCTCAGGAGGAACCCCACGGTATCTTTCCAGTCCGACACTTTCCTCAAGGACTTCCCCATCGCCATCTTCCGCAGGGCCAACGAAAACATTGGTCAGTCGCTCGAGTACTTCTTGTCTACCGGCAACCTTGTGTCCCCTTCCGGTCTCGATTTGCAGCAGGTTTCCGGCTTCACCGTCGTTGCCGAGAAGCTCAACTTCTTGCGTTTCATCAGTCACTTCCGCATGGTGCATCGTGGTTCCTTCTTCGCCCAGCTCAAGACGACAACGGTCCGTAAGCTTTTGCCCGAATCGTGGGGTTTTCTCTGCCCTGTCCACACTCCTGATGGTTCTCCTTGCGGTCTTCTCAACCATTTGGCCCACAAGTGCAAGATCATGACGGAGTCTGTAGACGCCTCTACCATTTCTCGTCTGGCTTTCGAGCTCGGCGTTGTCAACATTTCCTCGGCTGCCACCAGCGAGAGCGTAGTCGTTATGCTTGATGGCAGGATCGTCGGTTGGTGCACCCCTGAGGAGTGCAAGTCCATCGCCGAGACTCTCCGTTACTGGAAGGTCAACGGCGAGAACGGCGTACCTCTTCAGCTCGAGATTGGCTACGTCCCTCCTTCCAACGGCGGTTCTTACCCCGGTCTCTACATGTCCTCTCAGCCCGCTCGTATGGTCCGTCCCGTCAAGTACCTCCCTCTGCAGAAGGAGGACTTTGTCGGTCCTCAGGAGCAGCCTTACATGTCGATTGCCTGCACGGAGCAAGAGGTCATCCCCGGGGATTCTACCCACGTGGAGTTCGATCCTACTAAcatcctctccatcctcgccaACATGACCCCCTTCTCCGACTTCAACCAGTCTCCCCGTAACATGTACCAGTGTCAGATGGGTAAGCAAACCATGGGTACACCAGCAACGGCTCTTGCCCACCGTACGGACAACAAGATGTACCGTCTCCAAACGGGTCAGACGCCTGTTGTCCGCGCACCTCTGCACAACACGTACGGTTTCGACAACTTCCCCAACGGCATGAACGCCGTCGTCGCTGTCATTTCATACACTGGTTACGACATGGACGACGCCATGATTCTCAACAAGTCGGCACACGAGAGAGGATTTGGTCACGGTAGCATCtacaagaccaagaaggtCAGTCTCAAGGATGACAGCAGGACACGCTCGGCCAAGAGCATCGTCAAGATGTTTGGCTTCGCGCCCAACAGCACCATCCGGGAGTCCACCCGCGACATGCTCGACAACGACGGTCTCCCTCGCGTCGGCCGTCTTCTCCGTGAGGGCGACGTCATCTGCGCGTGGCACACCGTTTCCGCCGACTACAACGGCCAGCTCGTCAACCGCGACGGCGTCACTCACTACGAGCGGTACAAGGACTCGGAAGACGCCTTTGTAGAGGAAGTCCGCGTCATCGGCGCCGACAATGGCACCGAGCCCCTGCAGACCGTCTCCATCAAGTTGCGCATTCCCCGTTCCCCCGTCATTGGTGACAAGTTCTCGTCTCGTCACGGTCAAAAGGGTGTCCTTTCGCAAAAGTGGCCCGCCACCGACATGCCCTTCTCGGAAACCGGTATCCAGCCCGacgtcatcatcaaccctCACGCTTTCCCGTCGCGCATGACCATTGGCATGTTTGTCGAGTCGCTAGCCGGCAAGGCTGGCGCCCTGCACGGTCTCGCGCAGGACTCCACCCCCTTCAAGTTCGACGAGCAAAACACGGCGGGCGATTACTTTGGCCACCAGCTCATGAAGGCTGGCTACAACTACCACGGCAACGAGCCCCTCTACTCGGGTATTACGGGCGAGGAGTTCCAAGCGGATATCTACATTGGTGTGGTCTACTACCAGCGTCTGCGTCACATGGTTAACGACAAGTACCAAGTGCGTACCACTGGTCCCGTCGTGCCTACGACTGGTCAGCCCATCAAGGGTCGTAAGAAGGGTGGTGGTATCCGTGTCGGTGAAATGGAGCGTGATGCCCTTCTCGCTCACGGTACTTCGTTCCTCCTTCAGGACCGTCTTCTCAACTGCTCGGATTACTCCAAGAGCTGGATGTGCCGTCAGTGCggctccttcctttccacgCAACCCACCGTGTCGCCATTTATCGGCAAGCGCAAGGCCGTCAGCACTGTTAGGTGCAGGAACTGCGCGGTCAGGCTCGACGATATGGAGGATGTCGATCTCATGCAGATTGACGGAGAGATTTGGGAAGATGGCAGCGGTACCCAGTGGATCGGTGGAGAGAACACTACCATCGTTGCGGTGCCGGGTGCGCTTAAGTACTTGGATGTGGAGCTGGCGGCTATGGGCATCAAGCTGAAGTACAAGGTAGATAAGAAGGATGAGATTAGGAGGGGACAGTTGGTAGGGAAGAAGGCGGGCGATTTGATGTTGACGGCTTAA
- the phr gene encoding deoxyribodipyrimidine photolyase, protein MAPSKRKASAPPQTSHVNGNPSADKKRKTTTDAPPTNPNTSSDPLRAPHPFYKDSETHGIVLRKFYPHEMSNARAQAYNDNELPRPIETLSAALAETAALRKSLPVRQAVVHWFKMDLRLHDNRSLWLASQKAKEAGVPLICLYVLSPEDLEAHLRAPIRVDFMLRTLEVLKTDLEDLGIPLWVETVEKRKEVPTKIKELMKSWGASHLFCAMEYEVDELRREAKLVKLLAEGEKGEKMAADVVHDTCVVMPGALQSGSGGQYAVYSPWFRAWIKHIEENPECLEIYEKPGPNPPGTKEKHENLFACSIPEAPEGKRLRDDEKARYHSLWPAGEHEALKRLEKFCDEAIGKYAERRNIPAMQGTSNLSVHFASGTLSARTAIRTARDRNNTKKLNGGNEGIQRWISEVAWRDFYKHVLVHWPYVCMNKPFKPTYSNIEWSYNVDHFHAWTQGRTGFPIIDAAMRQVLSTGYMHNRLRMIVASFLAKDLLVDWRMGERYFMEHLIDGDFASNNGGWGFAASVGVDPQPYFRVFNPLLQSEKFDPDGDYIRKWVEELRDLPELKGGKGGEIHDPYGRGSEKVKKKLEEKGYPRPIVEHSGARDRALDAYKRGLARDL, encoded by the exons ATGGCTCCCAGTAAGCGCAAGGCCTCAGCGCCGCCTCAGACCTCACACGTCAATGGCAACCCTTCAGCCGACAAGAAGCGCAAAACCACCACCGATGCTCCtcccaccaaccccaacacGTCCTCGGACCCCCTCCGTGCACCACACCCCTTTTACAAGGATTCCGAAACCCACGGCATTGTCCTTCGCAAGTTCTACCCGCATGAAATGTCCAACGCGCGGGCCCAAGCCTACAACGACAATGAACTACCCCGGCCTATCGAAACTCTCTCTGCTGCACTAGCTGAGACTGCCGCCCTGCGCAAGTCTTTACCAGTTCGCCAAGCGGTAGTCCACTGGTTCAAGATGGATCTCCGACTCCATGACAATCGCTCTCTCTGGCTAGCCAGTCAGAAAGCCAAGGAGGCCGGGGTGCCCTTGATCTGTCTCTACGTGTTGAGTCCAGAGGACCTAGAAGCGCATCTGAGGGCTCCCATAAGGGTGGACTTTATGCTGAGGACCTTGGAAGTGTTGAAGACGGACTTGGAGGATTTGGGGATTCCGCTGTGGGTGGAGACGGTGGAGAAACGCAAAGAGGTCCCGACCAAGATAAAGGAGTTGATGAAGAGCTGGGGAGCTAGTCATTTGTTTTGTGCGATGGAGTATGAGGTTGATgagttgaggagggaggcgaaGCTGGTCAAGTTGCTGGcggaaggggaaaagggtGAGAAGATGGCAGCGGACGTGGTTCACGATACCTGCGTTGTTATGCCAGGAGCACtgcaaagtggaagcggaGGGCAATACGCCGTTTACAGCCCATGGTTTCGAGCGTGGATCAAGCACATAGAAGAAAACCCGGAGTGTTTGGAGATTTACGAAAAGCCTGGGCCAAACCCTCCCGGCACAAAGGAGAAGCACGAAAATCTTTTCGCTTGCTCTATCCCTGAGGCTCCAGAGGGCAAAAGACTGCGAGATGACGAAAAGGCTCGGTACCACTCTCTATGGCCAGCAGGCGAGCACGAAGCGCTCAAAAGGCTGGAGAAGTTCTGCGACGAGGCTATCGGTAAGTATGCAGAGAGGAGAAATATCCCGGCCATGCAGGGGACGAGCAACCTTTCAGTGCACTTTGCTTCGGGGACATTGAGCGCCAGGACGGCGATACGCACGGCGAGGGACAGgaacaacaccaagaagCTGAATGGCGGGAACGAGGGGATTCAGAGGTGGATTTCTGAAGTGGCATGGAGAGACTTTTATAAGCATGTTTTGGTTCACTGGCCATATGTCTG CATGAACAAACCTTTCAAGCCCACCTACTCCAACATCGAGTGGTCCTACAACGTCGACCACTTCCACGCCTGGACTCAGGGACGCACCGGCTTCCCCATCATCGACGCCGCCATGCGTCAAGTCCTCTCCACTGGCTACATGCACAACCGTCTGCGCATGATCGTCgcctccttcctcgccaAAGACCTGCTAGTAGACTGGCGCATGGGCGAGCGCTACTTCATGGAGCACCTGATTGACGGGGACTTTGCCTCCAACAATGGGGGGTGGGGGTTCGCTGCTTCAGTGGGCGTGGATCCGCAACCGTACTTCAGGGTGTTTAACCCGCTGCTGCAGAGCGAGAAGTTTGATCCTGATGGCGATTATATCAGGAAGTGGGTGGAGGAGTTGAGGGACCTTCCTGAATTGAAGGGGGGTAAAGGTGGGGAGATCCATGACCCTTATGGACGCGGAAGtgagaaggtcaagaagaagttggaggagaaggggtaTCCGAGGCCGATTGTGGAGCATTCGGGGGCAAGGGACAGGGCGTTGGATGCTTATAAGAGGGGGCTGGCGAGGGATTTGTGA
- a CDS encoding 40S ribosomal protein S16, translating into MATQAVQVFGKKKNATAVARCVQGKGLIKVNGVPLKLYAPEILRAKLYEPILLLGTDKFAEVDIRLKVSGGGHVSQVYAVRQAIAKAIVAYYAKYVDEHSKNTLKTALIQFDRTLLVADPRRCEPKKFGGKGARSRFQKSYR; encoded by the exons ATGGCTACGCAAGCGGTCCAGGTTttcggcaagaagaagaacgccaCGG CGGTCGCCCGCTGTGTGCAGGGCAAGGGCCTCATCAAGGTCAACGGTGTTCCCCTTAAGCTCTACGCCCCCGAGATCCTCCGGGCCAAGCTCTACGAGcccatccttctcctcggtaCCGACAAGTTCGCCGAGGTCGACATCCGCCTCAAGGTCTCCGGTGGTGGTCACGTCTCCCAGGTCTATGCCGTCCGTCAGGCT ATTGCCAAGGCCATT GTTGCCTACTACGCCAAGTACGTCGATGAGCACTCCAAGAACACCCTGAAGACCGCCCTCATCCAGTTCGACCGTACTCTCCTCGTCGCCGATCCCAGACGTTGCGAGCCCAAGAAGTTCGGTGGTAAGGGTGCCCGCTCTCGCTTCCAGAAGTCCTACCGTTAA